A segment of the Deinococcus ruber genome:
GCCTGCGCGATAAACTACGCCGGCGAGGTATCACACCCATCATTCCCACGAAAAGCAACCAGGAGACAGAGGATATCTTCGACCCGGCGCTCTACCGCGAGCGCAACAAAGTGGAACGCGCCATGAACCGAATCAAGCGTTATCGGCGGATCGCCACTCGGTATGAGAAGTTGGCCTGTATGTACGCAGGAATGATTTTCCTCGCTTGTATCCTTGAATGGCTGTAACACGCGATTCTCGGCGGGGGATACTGGACTGGTGATCGCTTTACCTCAAGTGATTCGAAGGTACCAGGACCTGATTCAAGAGGCAATTTCTCGAATAGAGCAGGCTTACGGGGCAGCAACTATACAGGCAGTCCTCGACGGTGAAATGCCTGCCTCTGCAGAGCTGTCCACGATTTCGTTTTGGTTTCACGGCGTAGGATGCACCGCAGAATTCGATGGCTACCATCTGAATTGGGATTGGAGCAAGGACAACCGCACCGATGAGTTCGAAGCGTGGAAAATATGGCGGTTGACCCGGGAGCATTCTGACGAGTTCGGCCATTGGTCCGATTTGCAGCAACTTCGTACTGGATTCCAAGAACTGGCAATGCAGGGCGTCATTGAGAGCGTCCCTGGATCTTCAGTGCTCTTCCACTTTGTGGAAGGACATTGACAGCCTCGATGCGGACTTACACCTT
Coding sequences within it:
- a CDS encoding DUF6896 domain-containing protein, whose amino-acid sequence is MIALPQVIRRYQDLIQEAISRIEQAYGAATIQAVLDGEMPASAELSTISFWFHGVGCTAEFDGYHLNWDWSKDNRTDEFEAWKIWRLTREHSDEFGHWSDLQQLRTGFQELAMQGVIESVPGSSVLFHFVEGH